The Natrinema salaciae genome includes a window with the following:
- a CDS encoding luciferase domain-containing protein: MKSDTSTPGGCSTSHTSEHFGIRSSNRGETEIHHLLDESGWTIFYIEHPDDYDRARWLVRLSYLYHVNVLKKTPAGAEEYAPIDVLSELDELTPSDTVRAAFERRPGTAGSPDLKNYKPL, from the coding sequence GTGAAATCGGACACGTCCACGCCTGGGGGATGCTCGACATCGCATACCTCAGAGCACTTCGGGATACGCTCGTCGAACAGGGGGGAAACAGAAATTCATCATCTACTCGACGAGTCAGGCTGGACGATCTTCTACATCGAACACCCGGACGACTACGACCGTGCACGGTGGCTCGTTCGACTCTCGTACCTGTATCACGTGAATGTTCTCAAGAAGACACCTGCCGGGGCCGAAGAGTACGCGCCTATCGATGTCCTGAGCGAGTTGGATGAGCTTACGCCCAGCGATACCGTCAGGGCCGCCTTCGAGCGTCGTCCAGGTACGGCCGGGTCGCCCGATCTGAAAAACTACAAGCCTCTTTGA
- a CDS encoding ZIP family metal transporter, with protein MTDESPDMTTDGGATADKEVVQLFGLPRWISALLPIVLLALVLGVFVFTSPLAGIQGGEPLPDVTVTHATMPSDETVVLHVTNNGPEEVTISQVLVDDAYWNFQVEGAGGDRTLEPRESARVVVPYHWNPGWDLDATLVLSDGATIGHVIEAPQQSPGFGADVLWTLALIGLFVGVIPVALGILWFPFLQTVSDRVLHAVLLFATGVLGFLAFDAGFEAFELAERIPGAYEGKLLVVFGVVGALLLVQAISAWREGRAAAGNSRANSGLWVAYLVALGIGLHNLAEGLAIGSSFALGRVSLGAFLVIGFMLHNVTEGPAVVAPVARDERPAWWHFAALGLLAGAPVILGGWIGSLAYSPTVGAFFLAIGVGAILQVDWEIARMVRDAGGRVGSATNLLAFLIGFGVMYATDLFVVL; from the coding sequence ATGACCGACGAGTCTCCAGACATGACGACGGACGGTGGCGCGACGGCTGACAAAGAGGTCGTACAACTGTTCGGACTCCCGCGATGGATCTCCGCGTTGCTCCCGATCGTGTTGCTCGCGCTCGTCTTGGGAGTGTTCGTGTTTACGTCGCCGCTCGCCGGCATTCAGGGAGGTGAACCGCTTCCGGACGTGACGGTCACCCACGCCACGATGCCGAGCGACGAGACGGTCGTCCTTCACGTCACGAACAACGGCCCGGAGGAAGTCACGATTTCGCAGGTTCTCGTCGACGACGCATACTGGAACTTCCAGGTCGAAGGGGCCGGTGGCGACCGGACGCTAGAGCCTCGAGAGAGCGCGCGCGTCGTCGTTCCGTATCATTGGAACCCCGGCTGGGATCTGGACGCCACTCTCGTGCTCTCGGACGGCGCGACGATCGGCCACGTGATCGAAGCACCGCAGCAGTCACCCGGCTTCGGTGCCGATGTCCTGTGGACACTTGCGCTCATTGGACTGTTCGTGGGGGTAATCCCGGTTGCGCTCGGGATACTGTGGTTCCCGTTCCTCCAGACGGTCAGTGATCGCGTGTTGCACGCCGTCCTCCTGTTTGCCACCGGCGTGCTCGGCTTCCTCGCGTTCGACGCGGGGTTCGAGGCGTTCGAACTCGCCGAGCGAATCCCGGGAGCCTACGAGGGGAAACTGCTGGTCGTCTTCGGCGTGGTCGGTGCGCTGTTGCTCGTGCAAGCGATCAGCGCGTGGCGCGAGGGGCGCGCTGCCGCCGGTAACAGCCGTGCGAACAGTGGCCTCTGGGTCGCATATCTGGTCGCGTTAGGGATCGGCCTGCACAACCTCGCAGAGGGGCTCGCCATCGGGAGTTCGTTTGCGCTCGGTCGCGTCTCGCTCGGAGCGTTCCTCGTGATCGGGTTCATGCTCCACAACGTGACCGAAGGCCCGGCGGTTGTCGCGCCGGTCGCCCGCGACGAGCGCCCGGCGTGGTGGCACTTTGCCGCGCTCGGTCTACTCGCAGGCGCGCCCGTCATCCTCGGCGGGTGGATCGGGAGTCTCGCCTACTCGCCGACGGTGGGTGCGTTCTTCCTCGCGATCGGCGTCGGCGCGATCCTCCAGGTCGACTGGGAGATCGCACGGATGGTTCGTGACGCGGGCGGTCGCGTGGGAAGTGCCACGAATCTGCTCGCCTTCCTGATCGGCTTCGGCGTAATGTACGCGACCGATCTTTTCGTGGTTCTCTAA
- a CDS encoding plastocyanin/azurin family copper-binding protein: MSSDIYDRRTILRVSGTALATIGTAGCLNGRSPTDQTVTMTGDFGFDPTTATIEPGRAVTWENTSDVDHTVTAYEDDVPDGTAYFASGDFESERSARDHMREGLVAPGDEYEHTFEEPGTYEYYCVPHEGSGMVGTVRVE, translated from the coding sequence ATGTCATCCGACATCTATGATCGGCGAACGATCTTACGAGTTAGCGGTACGGCGCTCGCGACGATCGGTACCGCCGGGTGTCTGAACGGGCGGTCGCCGACCGATCAGACCGTCACGATGACCGGCGACTTCGGATTCGATCCGACGACCGCGACTATCGAACCCGGACGGGCCGTCACGTGGGAGAACACGAGTGATGTAGATCACACGGTCACCGCCTACGAAGACGACGTTCCGGACGGCACCGCGTACTTCGCGAGCGGCGATTTCGAGTCCGAACGCTCCGCAAGAGATCACATGCGGGAGGGACTCGTTGCCCCCGGTGATGAGTACGAGCATACGTTCGAGGAGCCCGGAACGTACGAATATTACTGCGTTCCACACGAGGGCTCCGGGATGGTCGGAACAGTCCGGGTCGAATAG
- a CDS encoding BGTF surface domain-containing protein, with the protein MTNDITYREKGRAVILAALMVLSVVAMSAAFAGGAAAKNPTAANYDSGPTFDSGSIDKVWIGQEITLDGVGSSGDHDGFVSIAEGPDTSDNPDTVVTREADTGTVTLPTESLEEDGIYHIHVHGDTADTSTFHGEAFRAQVENLDIQFTRDTVTQDSMGTLEVTSDRSTQYVNVSSDSFDATDLSTMFSAAEATGVTNTDEDVVTLKVSDDTTYDVDFADVDKGTYDFDFDVTDSQSTDNASVEVVDSRLDYSFTDVDSVEQGGVANITLDVGQGDTAAVTLGSVNDGYATHVELQNIQDEQIVLQFDTHDVHAMDGSAWSVHSSSDAEIADSSVNKSDSFSADEPFPAYNWDLSVGDKMSSANPADEGDYDLENEHDRSRLVVSDRAAIGDATTHTAPGGDALANLDDFEDTTVTQTNTIAKDDHLIVNAQEFGAEGLVEDIAANSSDLNNTLTSEGIYVELSEQSSGPINDAQVWNSSADAENQLSLTGISVDEYSGDLIFTVDVPAGLETGETYDFAFNVTQQNTYVADADAAVSQQSTITYEDREVAWDDIDSLPAAEDATATGTTTVAPGTELPAEADSPNDQGSFVQVTDAVVTANEDGNHNFAAEFDLSEEEPGVTFDLSVEDPQDSTVNDELTGVNLTESDGESDSTIDVEGDAPSTVEVNESATLDVTVTNNADSTQTVDYHVDIGDETVDNQSLELEAGEELTESYDLDTSAEGDISWEVHAGDATDDGTVTVEAGGEDGEDGTDGEDGEDGTDGEDGSDGEDGSDGEDGSDGGDGEDGDDGGDDGTPGFGVGVALVALLGAAMLALRRQN; encoded by the coding sequence ATGACAAACGACATAACCTACCGCGAAAAGGGTCGTGCAGTGATCCTGGCCGCGCTTATGGTACTCTCCGTTGTCGCCATGTCCGCAGCGTTCGCGGGCGGCGCGGCAGCGAAGAACCCAACAGCTGCGAATTACGATTCCGGCCCGACGTTCGATTCCGGGTCGATTGACAAGGTATGGATCGGTCAAGAAATCACGCTCGACGGAGTCGGTAGCTCGGGCGACCACGATGGATTCGTTTCCATCGCCGAAGGTCCCGACACCTCCGACAACCCTGACACGGTCGTCACTCGAGAGGCGGACACCGGTACTGTCACGCTCCCGACCGAGAGTCTGGAAGAAGACGGTATCTACCACATTCACGTCCACGGTGACACCGCGGACACGAGTACCTTCCACGGAGAGGCATTCCGTGCACAGGTCGAGAACCTCGACATCCAGTTCACCCGTGACACTGTCACGCAGGACAGCATGGGGACCCTCGAGGTTACCTCCGACCGGAGCACCCAGTACGTGAACGTCTCGTCCGACAGCTTCGACGCGACGGACCTCAGCACGATGTTCTCGGCCGCTGAGGCTACTGGCGTCACCAACACTGACGAAGACGTCGTGACCCTCAAGGTTAGCGACGACACGACGTACGACGTCGACTTCGCTGACGTCGACAAGGGTACGTACGACTTCGACTTCGACGTGACGGACTCTCAGAGCACCGACAACGCGTCGGTCGAGGTTGTCGACTCCCGACTCGACTACAGCTTCACCGACGTTGACTCGGTCGAACAGGGCGGCGTCGCGAATATCACGCTCGACGTCGGCCAGGGCGACACGGCCGCCGTCACTCTCGGTAGCGTGAACGATGGCTACGCCACTCACGTCGAACTCCAGAACATCCAGGACGAGCAGATCGTTCTCCAGTTCGACACGCACGACGTGCACGCCATGGATGGTAGCGCGTGGAGCGTCCACAGCAGCTCCGACGCCGAAATCGCTGACTCGAGCGTCAACAAGTCGGACAGCTTCAGTGCCGATGAGCCGTTCCCGGCTTACAACTGGGATCTGTCCGTTGGTGACAAAATGAGCTCGGCGAATCCTGCCGATGAGGGAGACTACGACCTCGAGAACGAACACGACCGATCTCGCCTCGTCGTCTCGGACCGAGCGGCGATCGGTGACGCGACAACGCACACCGCGCCCGGCGGTGACGCGCTGGCGAACCTCGACGACTTCGAGGACACCACGGTCACCCAGACGAACACGATCGCGAAAGACGACCACCTCATCGTCAACGCCCAAGAGTTCGGCGCAGAGGGCCTCGTTGAGGACATCGCAGCCAACAGCAGCGACCTCAACAATACCCTCACCAGCGAGGGTATCTACGTGGAACTCTCCGAGCAGAGCTCCGGCCCGATCAACGACGCTCAGGTCTGGAACTCGAGCGCTGACGCCGAGAATCAGCTCAGCCTCACCGGCATCTCCGTCGATGAGTACAGCGGCGACCTCATCTTCACGGTCGATGTCCCTGCAGGCCTAGAGACCGGCGAAACCTACGACTTCGCGTTCAACGTCACGCAGCAGAACACCTACGTGGCTGACGCGGATGCGGCAGTCAGTCAGCAGTCCACGATCACGTACGAAGACCGCGAGGTCGCATGGGACGACATCGACTCGCTCCCAGCAGCTGAGGACGCAACCGCGACGGGTACGACCACGGTTGCACCCGGCACGGAGCTCCCCGCTGAAGCCGACTCGCCGAACGACCAGGGTAGCTTCGTTCAGGTGACCGACGCAGTCGTCACCGCCAACGAGGACGGCAACCACAACTTCGCCGCTGAGTTCGACCTCAGCGAGGAAGAGCCTGGTGTCACCTTCGACCTCTCCGTCGAAGATCCCCAGGATAGCACCGTCAACGACGAGCTCACTGGCGTCAACCTCACCGAATCCGACGGTGAGTCCGACTCCACCATCGACGTCGAGGGCGACGCGCCGTCGACCGTCGAGGTCAACGAGAGCGCCACGCTCGACGTGACCGTCACCAACAACGCTGACTCGACTCAGACTGTCGATTACCACGTCGACATCGGTGACGAGACCGTCGACAACCAGTCGCTCGAGCTCGAGGCCGGTGAAGAGCTCACCGAGAGCTACGACCTCGACACGAGCGCCGAAGGCGACATCAGCTGGGAAGTCCACGCTGGTGACGCGACTGACGACGGTACCGTGACCGTCGAGGCAGGCGGCGAAGACGGTGAAGACGGCACCGACGGTGAAGACGGCGAAGACGGCACCGACGGTGAAGACGGGTCCGACGGCGAAGACGGATCCGACGGCGAAGACGGCTCCGACGGTGGAGACGGCGAGGACGGCGACGACGGTGGCGACGATGGGACGCCCGGCTTCGGTGTCGGCGTCGCTCTCGTCGCACTGCTCGGCGCTGCCATGCTGGCACTCCGCCGCCAGAACTAA
- a CDS encoding multicopper oxidase domain-containing protein, translating into MPSIEYDSAATVTETLETRLAESLGGDPSVGRRSVLGALGVAGSAAVGLGGTRANASAGHDDEDKHGNFGAVDEYRDLNFDPHEFLTAFNTGTDGQDTVPQDVYQEDGRTVREFELTAVDTTITIAPGLEFEAWAFNGQVPGPTIRAVEGDLIRIKFENRGRHAHTIHPHLKNLNPEMDGIPQNGPGVLETDESFTYEWIAQPAGVHFYHCHSLPLKEHVHRGLYGTFIVDPDPERVRDNPSDYVTDHPSQITDAMVEDVVDEAKTRNHEYAENDAINEMVMVMNSFDTNFDGENEVYAANTRAFAYGVGETDANGNWKPGETKRPIQIDKNERQRVYLVNATEFDFINSFHTHSQFFDYYDHGTTLMPTSKTVDTIIQTQAQRGIVELDYADHQSGLYMFHAHQSEFAELGWMSFFEVV; encoded by the coding sequence ATGCCATCGATAGAATACGATAGCGCAGCCACTGTCACGGAAACGCTCGAAACCCGGCTCGCCGAGTCGCTCGGTGGCGATCCGAGCGTCGGTCGCCGATCAGTGCTCGGTGCCCTCGGTGTCGCAGGGAGTGCAGCGGTCGGGCTCGGGGGCACCCGGGCGAACGCGTCGGCAGGCCACGACGACGAGGACAAACACGGCAATTTCGGTGCTGTCGACGAGTATCGGGATCTGAACTTCGACCCCCACGAGTTCCTGACAGCGTTTAACACCGGAACGGACGGGCAGGACACTGTCCCGCAGGATGTCTACCAGGAAGACGGACGAACTGTTCGAGAGTTCGAACTCACCGCGGTCGACACGACGATTACGATCGCACCGGGCCTCGAGTTCGAAGCTTGGGCGTTCAACGGGCAGGTGCCGGGGCCGACGATCCGTGCCGTCGAGGGCGACCTCATTCGAATCAAATTTGAAAACCGCGGACGGCACGCCCACACGATTCACCCGCATCTGAAGAATCTCAATCCGGAAATGGACGGGATTCCACAGAACGGCCCTGGGGTACTCGAGACGGACGAGTCCTTCACCTACGAGTGGATCGCGCAACCCGCCGGCGTGCACTTCTACCACTGCCACTCGCTCCCGCTGAAAGAACACGTCCATCGCGGGCTCTATGGCACGTTCATCGTCGACCCCGATCCCGAACGCGTCAGGGACAATCCGAGCGACTACGTCACCGATCACCCGAGCCAGATCACCGACGCGATGGTCGAGGACGTGGTCGACGAAGCCAAGACGCGCAACCACGAGTACGCGGAGAACGACGCCATCAACGAGATGGTGATGGTGATGAACTCGTTCGATACGAACTTCGACGGCGAGAACGAGGTGTATGCCGCGAACACGCGCGCGTTCGCGTACGGCGTCGGTGAGACCGACGCCAACGGGAACTGGAAGCCGGGCGAGACGAAACGCCCGATCCAGATCGACAAAAACGAACGCCAGCGGGTCTATCTCGTCAACGCGACGGAGTTCGATTTCATCAACTCGTTCCACACCCACTCGCAGTTCTTCGATTACTACGACCACGGAACGACGCTGATGCCGACGAGCAAAACCGTCGACACGATCATACAGACGCAAGCCCAGCGCGGAATCGTCGAGTTGGATTACGCCGACCACCAGTCCGGGCTGTACATGTTCCACGCTCATCAGTCGGAGTTCGCCGAACTCGGCTGGATGAGCTTCTTCGAGGTGGTGTAG
- a CDS encoding FAD-binding oxidoreductase — protein sequence MGPQTIDDEQLTEFEGVFHGTVIRPDDADYDDARAVWNGMIDELPALIARCSGTADVISAVNFARENGLLVAVRGGGHNVAGSAVCDDGLVIDLSEMTGVRVDPDSQTAWVEAGATWADVDHETQAFGLATPGGVVSDTGVAGLTLGGGIGHLRCKYGLSCDNLRSVTLVTADGEYVTASTDENTDLFWGLRGGGGNFGIATSFEFTLHSVGPEVAMCLVFYPSDQLVDCLRAYRHYVESAPDEVSTLIFAGELPDEELFEGDDVHRQKFAIMGCYAGSVDDGTQVLSPLRELAAPIADFSGVMPYTDFQQLLDEDYPDGMRYYWKSLYLDDLPDSAIDRIGYWADVAPSPLSTVDVWQLGGAIAQGDVEDSAFAGRHAPFLLGVEANWERPGNDDANVEWVRDCLDDMRQFSDGSVYLNFPGFLEDGEDMMRTTFGPTYERLVTLKDEYDPTNFFSRNQNISPSGPSRTDREANTGE from the coding sequence ATGGGACCACAGACCATCGACGACGAGCAACTAACCGAGTTCGAGGGGGTGTTTCACGGGACCGTTATTCGTCCCGACGATGCGGACTACGACGACGCTCGCGCGGTATGGAACGGGATGATCGACGAGCTCCCGGCACTGATTGCTCGGTGTAGTGGTACCGCGGACGTCATCAGTGCGGTGAATTTCGCCCGTGAAAACGGCCTTCTCGTGGCGGTACGTGGCGGCGGTCACAACGTCGCTGGAAGCGCCGTGTGCGACGACGGACTGGTCATCGACCTTTCGGAGATGACTGGTGTTCGCGTCGATCCCGACTCGCAAACTGCATGGGTCGAGGCCGGCGCAACGTGGGCAGACGTCGACCACGAGACGCAGGCGTTCGGGCTGGCAACCCCCGGCGGCGTCGTCTCGGATACGGGCGTCGCGGGACTCACGCTCGGCGGCGGCATCGGCCATCTCCGGTGTAAGTACGGACTCAGTTGTGACAACCTCCGCTCCGTGACCCTCGTTACCGCGGACGGCGAGTACGTGACTGCCAGTACGGACGAGAACACCGACCTCTTCTGGGGTCTCCGTGGTGGCGGCGGCAACTTCGGCATCGCCACGTCCTTCGAGTTCACCCTCCATTCCGTCGGACCCGAGGTGGCGATGTGCCTCGTATTCTATCCGAGCGACCAGCTGGTCGATTGCCTGCGAGCGTACCGTCACTACGTCGAATCGGCACCCGACGAGGTCAGTACACTCATTTTCGCTGGCGAACTACCTGATGAGGAATTGTTCGAGGGCGACGATGTCCACCGGCAGAAATTCGCCATCATGGGCTGCTATGCAGGCTCGGTGGATGACGGCACTCAGGTGCTGTCGCCCTTACGGGAACTCGCGGCCCCGATCGCAGATTTCAGTGGGGTGATGCCCTACACGGACTTCCAACAGCTCCTCGACGAGGACTACCCAGACGGAATGCGCTACTACTGGAAGTCGCTGTACCTCGACGACCTTCCCGATTCGGCGATCGACCGCATCGGTTACTGGGCCGACGTGGCACCCTCACCGCTCTCGACGGTCGATGTCTGGCAGTTAGGGGGCGCAATCGCCCAGGGTGACGTCGAAGATAGTGCGTTCGCGGGGCGGCACGCCCCCTTCCTGCTAGGGGTCGAAGCCAACTGGGAACGTCCGGGGAACGACGATGCTAACGTCGAGTGGGTGCGTGACTGTCTCGACGATATGCGGCAGTTCTCGGACGGGTCGGTCTACCTCAACTTCCCGGGATTCCTCGAAGACGGTGAGGACATGATGCGGACCACGTTCGGACCGACGTACGAGCGATTAGTTACGCTGAAGGACGAGTACGATCCGACGAATTTCTTCAGCCGCAACCAGAACATCTCACCGTCGGGGCCCTCCAGGACCGACAGAGAGGCCAACACCGGCGAATGA
- a CDS encoding helix-turn-helix transcriptional regulator, with protein MTSDQDEQSTDDWRTQPGSPVFEAILENARNRRHLGQRLNATGDRVDTDLLGDIVRHGPVLEALLTEPLDRGEIEDRLDVSRATSHRFTRWLDEQGFVEKIDGRFQLTGRGEVVAEEVLRFEANVQTAHSLTPLLDAICEDHREFVVEPFVDATVTVAEPDDPYRPIERFISLVRESETFRGFNTTHMAPLVLGGFHQQLFDATDTEVIYLPHIAETLFDTYPERAREAIESGHLALLTRDELPYGLALFDERVGIGGYDEATGLMQVFVDTDAPIAREWAERVYTSTKDDSKPLDERIDLSR; from the coding sequence ATGACGTCTGATCAAGACGAACAATCGACCGACGATTGGCGCACACAACCGGGGTCACCGGTGTTCGAGGCCATTCTGGAGAATGCGCGAAACCGTCGCCATCTCGGCCAGCGACTGAACGCAACGGGTGATCGTGTGGACACGGACCTCCTCGGCGACATCGTCCGGCATGGTCCAGTTCTCGAAGCACTGCTGACCGAACCCCTCGATCGTGGAGAGATCGAAGACCGTCTCGACGTTTCGCGGGCGACGAGCCACCGCTTCACGCGGTGGCTCGATGAACAGGGGTTCGTCGAGAAGATCGATGGGCGATTTCAATTGACTGGACGAGGTGAAGTCGTCGCAGAGGAGGTGCTCCGCTTCGAGGCGAACGTACAAACCGCACACAGCCTGACGCCGCTGCTCGATGCGATCTGTGAGGACCACCGGGAGTTCGTCGTCGAGCCGTTCGTGGACGCGACGGTTACCGTCGCGGAACCAGATGACCCGTATCGACCCATCGAGCGGTTTATTTCACTCGTCCGGGAGTCGGAGACGTTCCGGGGATTCAATACGACACACATGGCACCGCTCGTTCTCGGCGGGTTCCACCAGCAGCTGTTCGATGCAACCGATACCGAGGTCATCTATCTCCCCCACATCGCCGAGACACTCTTCGACACGTACCCCGAGCGTGCCCGGGAGGCAATCGAGAGCGGGCACCTCGCCCTCCTAACGCGCGATGAACTGCCGTATGGGCTCGCACTCTTCGATGAACGTGTTGGAATAGGTGGTTACGACGAGGCGACGGGGCTTATGCAGGTGTTCGTCGATACCGATGCACCGATCGCGCGGGAGTGGGCCGAACGTGTGTATACCTCGACAAAGGACGATTCGAAGCCGCTCGACGAACGAATCGATCTATCACGCTAA
- a CDS encoding CopG family ribbon-helix-helix protein, protein MRTSFNIPDEVIEEFDRVWQDEGIENRSRAVREAMLEFIETHSRLEDTTGEIVALVGFDYRHHDVIQELHGAQHEYQDVILNTSHTHQGEWCLESLFCRGAAERVRELTYRLRDFDGVQRVKVMVIRDSVE, encoded by the coding sequence ATGCGAACGAGTTTCAACATCCCTGACGAGGTAATCGAGGAGTTCGACCGGGTATGGCAGGACGAGGGAATCGAAAATCGGTCGAGGGCGGTAAGAGAAGCGATGCTGGAGTTCATCGAGACCCATTCTCGCCTCGAAGATACGACCGGCGAGATCGTCGCGCTCGTTGGCTTCGACTACCGCCATCACGACGTCATACAGGAACTCCACGGCGCGCAACACGAGTATCAGGACGTCATTCTCAATACGAGCCACACCCACCAGGGCGAGTGGTGCCTCGAGTCGCTGTTTTGTCGAGGGGCCGCTGAACGGGTCCGTGAACTGACGTACCGACTCCGCGATTTCGACGGCGTTCAGAGGGTGAAAGTGATGGTAATTCGAGATAGCGTCGAATAA
- a CDS encoding PIN domain-containing protein, producing the protein MKLIIDANVIISALIADSKTRELIVTLDPDLLTPEFVHDEIENYTGLIVDKSGMHPDRVAQFIDLLFQYIEVVPASEFYPYIEEADAAIGETDPDDVLYVACALASDADIWSDDTDFEEQAVVGAHSTTDVIGTFDTH; encoded by the coding sequence ATGAAGCTGATTATCGACGCCAATGTCATCATCTCAGCGCTCATTGCCGACTCGAAAACTCGTGAACTCATCGTTACGCTTGACCCAGATCTCCTGACACCCGAGTTCGTCCACGACGAAATCGAGAACTACACGGGGTTGATCGTCGATAAATCCGGGATGCATCCGGATCGAGTCGCGCAGTTCATCGACCTTCTGTTTCAGTATATCGAGGTTGTCCCCGCCAGCGAGTTCTATCCCTACATCGAGGAGGCCGACGCAGCGATCGGCGAAACTGATCCCGATGACGTGCTGTACGTCGCGTGTGCCCTCGCCAGTGACGCGGACATCTGGAGCGACGACACTGACTTCGAAGAACAAGCCGTCGTCGGGGCCCATTCGACGACCGACGTGATCGGCACGTTCGATACGCACTAG
- a CDS encoding sulfite exporter TauE/SafE family protein, with protein sequence MFPNELLGPLVGAVVLGAIHGIEPGHGWPVAASYALDQANKWAYGFAASFIIGVGHLVSSIAMVGVFFYAKDYFNLTQLNEPITILGGIQIGGPVSLVAGVLLIGLGIREYVHGHSHGNHGDNHDHDSDHGHSHVHEHDPDEHHNYSDDHGHDDDHSHDHDDGGLTSRLNGFVPFVGGYSHSHDDLDETADRGLLGIAWFAFVLGFAHEEEFEIIALCAGSNYCLELMSAYALTVIVGIVGLTMLLIAGYHHSEERVEQYTPYLPAFSAAVLIAMGVGFIVGLF encoded by the coding sequence ATGTTCCCCAACGAACTGCTTGGTCCGCTCGTGGGCGCGGTCGTACTCGGGGCAATCCACGGTATCGAACCGGGCCACGGCTGGCCAGTCGCCGCCTCGTACGCGCTCGATCAAGCCAACAAGTGGGCGTACGGGTTCGCAGCAAGTTTCATCATCGGCGTCGGCCACCTCGTCAGCAGTATTGCGATGGTGGGAGTATTCTTCTACGCGAAGGACTACTTCAACCTCACACAGCTCAACGAGCCGATCACGATACTCGGTGGCATCCAGATCGGGGGGCCAGTCAGTCTCGTGGCCGGTGTCCTGCTCATCGGCCTCGGCATCCGCGAGTACGTCCACGGCCACTCTCACGGGAATCACGGTGATAACCACGACCACGACTCCGACCACGGACACTCGCATGTCCACGAACACGACCCGGACGAGCATCACAACTACTCAGACGACCACGGCCACGACGACGACCATTCGCACGACCACGACGACGGTGGACTAACTTCCCGTCTGAACGGGTTCGTCCCGTTCGTTGGCGGCTACTCTCACTCACACGACGACCTCGACGAGACCGCCGACCGGGGGCTCCTCGGTATCGCGTGGTTCGCGTTCGTCCTCGGGTTCGCACACGAGGAGGAGTTCGAGATCATCGCGCTCTGTGCCGGGTCGAACTACTGCCTCGAACTGATGAGCGCGTACGCTCTCACGGTCATCGTGGGTATCGTCGGACTGACGATGCTGTTGATTGCGGGCTATCACCACTCCGAGGAGAGAGTCGAGCAGTACACACCGTACCTCCCAGCGTTCTCCGCCGCCGTCCTCATCGCTATGGGAGTTGGGTTCATCGTCGGCTTGTTCTGA
- a CDS encoding TlpA family protein disulfide reductase, with protein MAESRTGPTGDEPTNQSYNYRNFSPEYYDFRSFDGPEPGDDAPNFEAVTLEGETVEFSDFRGSWVVLETGSITCPITDSKVHVMDELQKQFEDVVFILLYTREAHPGEHFEAHDSLEAKLERARTFAAEYDVERTVLVDDVEGTAHRKYGGMPNSVHIVNPDGVVVMRGDWNDVRTVTEVLKNRDENRIYERDIYRGSPVFFTQKKGATRVLANAGPRAVWDFIRNAPALALMHLKKEFRSKQSKR; from the coding sequence ATGGCTGAGTCACGAACAGGTCCGACGGGAGACGAACCGACGAATCAATCGTATAACTACAGGAATTTTAGCCCGGAATACTACGACTTCAGAAGCTTCGATGGGCCCGAGCCGGGCGACGACGCCCCCAATTTCGAAGCTGTAACGCTGGAAGGAGAGACGGTCGAATTTTCGGATTTCAGGGGGAGTTGGGTCGTCCTGGAGACCGGCAGCATCACGTGTCCCATCACGGATTCGAAAGTCCACGTGATGGACGAACTCCAGAAGCAGTTCGAAGACGTGGTGTTCATCCTGCTGTATACGAGGGAGGCTCATCCAGGAGAACACTTTGAGGCTCACGACTCGTTGGAAGCCAAACTCGAACGAGCACGGACGTTTGCAGCCGAGTACGACGTTGAGCGCACCGTCCTCGTGGACGACGTTGAAGGAACCGCCCACAGGAAATACGGGGGGATGCCGAACTCGGTACACATCGTGAACCCCGATGGCGTGGTCGTGATGCGAGGCGACTGGAACGACGTACGGACAGTGACGGAGGTACTCAAAAATAGGGACGAGAATAGAATCTACGAACGCGATATCTACCGGGGCAGCCCGGTATTCTTCACACAGAAGAAAGGGGCCACGAGAGTGCTAGCCAATGCAGGCCCACGGGCTGTTTGGGATTTCATCAGGAATGCGCCGGCACTCGCACTGATGCATCTGAAAAAAGAGTTCAGAAGTAAGCAGTCGAAAAGATAG